In Candidatus Poribacteria bacterium, a single window of DNA contains:
- a CDS encoding PD40 domain-containing protein, with the protein MKQKLVWKMLLIASSLLTINAWGNKTISFTADLTGNLDIYIMDINRKNPVNLTNHPAEDSSPTWAPDASAFAFVSHRDGNPEIYVMEMKNKESQRLTNNRATDIDPAWSPDGRWIAFASNHHREHAPDTDIYIMNPSGKKAQQLTNKGGHNSTPAWSPDGQWIAFRTTLDGFGAIHLMNANGKKQRALTQVSATNPTWAANGKEIYLSSDMLAGAKVPTLFAIDVNAGNARKLANVPQACDEPTESPDRQWIAYVSTAGGNKDIHLIRVADGEIQQLTQDPGLEFSPAWVPAGLPVSPNTYKRTTLWGILKQTGLQSTHR; encoded by the coding sequence ATGAAACAAAAATTAGTTTGGAAAATGTTGCTGATAGCGAGCAGTCTGCTGACTATAAATGCTTGGGGCAATAAGACGATTTCCTTCACCGCTGATCTGACCGGAAATCTCGATATCTACATCATGGATATCAATCGCAAGAATCCCGTCAACTTAACCAACCATCCGGCGGAGGACTCTTCCCCGACGTGGGCACCAGATGCCAGTGCTTTCGCTTTCGTTTCACACAGGGATGGCAATCCAGAGATTTACGTGATGGAGATGAAAAACAAGGAATCTCAACGGCTAACAAACAATCGCGCGACTGACATCGATCCCGCTTGGTCGCCGGATGGACGCTGGATTGCATTTGCATCCAACCATCACAGAGAGCATGCACCAGATACTGACATCTACATAATGAACCCAAGCGGCAAGAAGGCACAACAACTCACAAACAAGGGCGGGCACAATTCAACACCGGCGTGGTCGCCGGACGGGCAGTGGATCGCGTTCCGTACCACACTGGACGGTTTCGGTGCTATCCATCTGATGAACGCAAATGGCAAAAAACAGCGAGCCCTCACACAAGTATCCGCGACAAACCCCACTTGGGCAGCTAACGGCAAAGAGATCTACTTGTCTAGCGATATGCTCGCTGGTGCAAAAGTTCCTACCCTGTTTGCCATAGATGTCAATGCGGGAAATGCCCGAAAGTTAGCAAACGTCCCACAAGCCTGCGACGAACCTACCGAATCGCCTGATAGACAATGGATTGCCTATGTGTCAACTGCCGGCGGAAATAAAGATATCCATTTAATTAGAGTGGCGGACGGGGAGATACAACAGTTGACACAAGATCCGGGACTGGAATTTTCTCCTGCATGGGTGCCAGCGGGTTTGCCCGTTTCCCCAAACACATACAAGCGAACAACGCTCTGGGGAATCTTAAAGCAGACAGGTTTACAGTCCACTCACCGCTAA
- a CDS encoding phytanoyl-CoA dioxygenase family protein — protein sequence MLKEHALTKQKVLVSKEKGNVATGWHFKRFQTTIIKDLKMAQGQSNLWAKSYINDGYLMLPDLITPEECNELKAEMLKIFRGDYPCEAIPPMPEIASEKKVLDRIMCVGEPHVFSPLVRHYIEHPKICEVLREIVGAHIPFWDGGIKCMQSMMLSKVPGHTGNPWHQDEHPIPTRDRSLIGVWTALDDATIENGCLWVLPNSHRSGVIYDRVPHNKRDEFDSCQEATGFDDADEIPIEMSAGSVLFFNGYLLHRSKKNRSDKFRRILVSHYCSTASWLGWKGERNYRGVITIAGEDPYIDEGHVIPNVWARWE from the coding sequence TTGTTAAAAGAACACGCGCTGACGAAACAGAAAGTTTTGGTATCCAAAGAAAAGGGGAACGTGGCAACTGGGTGGCACTTCAAACGGTTTCAGACAACCATCATAAAGGATCTGAAAATGGCACAAGGGCAGTCCAATCTTTGGGCAAAATCCTATATCAACGATGGATATTTAATGCTTCCAGATCTTATTACACCGGAAGAATGTAACGAGTTGAAAGCGGAGATGCTGAAAATTTTTCGAGGCGATTATCCGTGTGAGGCGATCCCTCCGATGCCGGAAATAGCAAGTGAGAAGAAAGTATTGGATAGAATTATGTGCGTCGGTGAACCGCATGTCTTTAGCCCTTTGGTTCGGCATTACATTGAACATCCTAAAATCTGTGAAGTACTTCGAGAGATTGTTGGGGCACACATCCCATTTTGGGATGGCGGAATCAAGTGCATGCAGTCGATGATGCTGAGCAAAGTCCCTGGGCATACCGGTAACCCGTGGCATCAGGACGAACATCCGATTCCGACACGGGATAGGTCGCTGATCGGTGTGTGGACCGCGTTAGATGACGCCACAATTGAGAACGGCTGCCTTTGGGTTCTGCCGAACAGCCATCGTTCGGGTGTAATTTACGATCGCGTACCGCACAACAAACGCGATGAATTCGACAGCTGCCAAGAAGCGACTGGTTTTGATGACGCGGACGAGATTCCGATTGAGATGTCGGCTGGTAGTGTCCTCTTTTTCAACGGTTACCTCTTGCACCGCTCCAAAAAGAATCGAAGTGACAAATTTCGGCGCATCCTTGTGAGCCACTATTGTTCAACAGCATCGTGGCTGGGCTGGAAGGGGGAGCGCAATTACCGTGGTGTTATCACTATCGCTGGTGAAGATCCGTACATTGACGAAGGGCATGTCATCCCGAACGTCTGGGCACGATGGGAGTAA
- a CDS encoding XRE family transcriptional regulator, whose amino-acid sequence MFKDLGFSDAEAERALLKADLAVEIYKIIEAQKLTQAKAGKILGIDPSDISRLKAGDFNRFSVERLFTLLNRFNRNIEIRITPAEDGEGHQRIVAV is encoded by the coding sequence GTGTTTAAGGATTTGGGATTTTCTGATGCCGAAGCCGAGCGAGCCTTGTTGAAGGCAGATTTAGCTGTTGAGATCTACAAAATCATAGAAGCGCAAAAGCTCACACAGGCAAAAGCGGGGAAAATCCTCGGTATTGACCCCTCCGACATTTCAAGACTGAAAGCTGGTGATTTTAACCGCTTTAGCGTAGAGCGACTGTTTACACTTCTCAATCGCTTTAACCGCAACATTGAGATCCGGATTACACCAGCAGAAGATGGAGAGGGACATCAGCGGATCGTTGCGGTTTAG
- a CDS encoding type II toxin-antitoxin system RelE/ParE family toxin: MNEAMKDVTWIGGSREQVRKFPKAVRRAVGEALRFAQRGAKHPKAKPMRGIGSGVWEIVARYDTDTYRAVYTVNIGNKIYVLHAFQKKSTRGIRTPKREIDLIKQRLTIAQQLGAPGMCLRIWDFLMPKPSEPC; this comes from the coding sequence TTGAACGAAGCGATGAAAGATGTAACTTGGATTGGGGGTTCTCGCGAGCAAGTCCGAAAGTTCCCGAAAGCCGTAAGACGGGCAGTCGGTGAAGCGTTGCGTTTTGCGCAGCGCGGTGCTAAACACCCTAAAGCAAAACCGATGCGGGGCATTGGATCAGGCGTATGGGAAATTGTCGCACGTTACGATACAGACACATATCGTGCCGTTTACACCGTAAACATTGGCAATAAAATCTATGTGCTCCATGCGTTTCAGAAGAAATCGACTCGCGGGATCAGAACCCCGAAACGAGAAATTGATTTGATAAAGCAGCGACTTACCATCGCGCAACAACTGGGAGCTCCGGGAATGTGTTTAAGGATTTGGGATTTTCTGATGCCGAAGCCGAGCGAGCCTTGTTGA